Proteins found in one Salinimonas lutimaris genomic segment:
- the glnD gene encoding [protein-PII] uridylyltransferase — MSLQKLITQVENISSADDLPGIKQCVKDSYQWLTASFNEAPVSQLVTGRAQFVDALLLHMWHLLSLDDVSDLSLCAVGGYGRGHLQPYSDIDLLILSRKPLNTDVQEKVSRFITLLWDIRLDVGQSVRTIKETVKLAKDDISIATNLVESRLLIGSETVFESLQDELNARSYWSSQSFFIAKYDEQRARHAKFNGTSYNLEPNIKENPGCLRDIQSIGWVAKKHFKEYDGWNLVGHGYFTEDEHSELIRSRMHLWRMRFALHLVAGRSENRLLFDYQPDVAERLGYGREGKSSVEQMMRDFFRTVRQVSELNKMLLQRFKYDMLNQGVKEQIIINDDYWLLDGMIAPRHEKVITTPEAMLDFLAVVADTPAVCGLDTAAIRQLRDTRRDYENHYFVERESCRKKLMALFRHPHFFDYAWDIMHEYGVLQAYLPEWDKIVGMMQFDLFHAYTVDEHTHRLVKHVNRYFDPTNHEFPRCSRIVRNLDKPELLYIAAIFHDIAKGRNGDHSVLGAKDVRTFCAQHGISAQDADLIAWLVHNHLLMSVVAQRRDIYDPDVISEFATAVRSHNHLNQLYALTLADIRATNDNLWNDWKASLLRELYLMTQKALDNGLQCQATLDERVNTHKQLARQLLAETGTDQIKIDVLWTRLDDDYFVRFKPAQIAWHTQEIIDAEQTLFTDDPDTLLIRANDSSAKGGTEILIYGKDRKALFAQVASVLDSRNCSIHDAHITVTRDGYIFDSLLVLENDGSRLSSESRTKSLEEAVLNQLNKPGFSHDNKRKLPRQMRQLNVPTKVRFFNLGDENTLIELEALDAPGILAKVGHAFVDRHVTLKLAKIATIGERAEDIFIVSNDEGRALSQEQQVELKKRILFKLDQLEDINIP, encoded by the coding sequence TTGAGTTTGCAGAAGTTAATCACTCAGGTTGAAAATATTTCGTCTGCTGACGACCTGCCCGGCATCAAACAATGCGTGAAGGACAGTTATCAGTGGCTCACGGCCTCATTTAATGAAGCGCCGGTCAGTCAGCTGGTCACCGGAAGAGCGCAGTTTGTTGATGCCCTGCTACTGCATATGTGGCATTTACTAAGCCTGGATGATGTCAGCGATCTGTCGCTTTGCGCTGTGGGCGGTTATGGCCGTGGTCATCTACAACCTTATTCTGACATTGATTTGCTGATACTAAGCCGCAAACCGCTTAACACTGATGTGCAGGAGAAAGTCAGTCGCTTTATTACCCTGTTGTGGGATATCCGGCTTGACGTGGGTCAGTCGGTCAGAACTATCAAAGAAACTGTGAAGCTGGCTAAAGACGATATCTCCATTGCCACAAATCTGGTGGAAAGTCGCTTACTGATCGGCAGTGAAACGGTTTTTGAAAGTCTGCAGGACGAGCTTAACGCTCGCAGTTACTGGAGCAGTCAGTCTTTTTTCATCGCAAAATACGATGAACAGCGTGCCCGACATGCAAAATTTAATGGCACGTCATACAACCTTGAACCCAACATTAAAGAAAACCCCGGATGCCTGCGGGATATTCAGTCCATTGGCTGGGTGGCCAAAAAACATTTTAAAGAATACGACGGCTGGAATCTGGTCGGCCATGGGTATTTTACCGAAGATGAACACAGCGAACTGATACGCAGCAGAATGCATTTGTGGCGCATGCGCTTTGCCCTGCATCTGGTGGCCGGCCGTTCTGAGAACCGTTTACTGTTTGACTACCAACCTGATGTGGCAGAGCGCCTGGGCTATGGCCGGGAAGGAAAATCATCGGTTGAGCAAATGATGCGGGATTTCTTTCGCACGGTGCGCCAGGTTAGTGAGCTGAATAAAATGCTGTTGCAGCGGTTTAAATATGACATGCTTAATCAGGGTGTGAAAGAGCAGATCATCATCAACGATGACTACTGGCTGCTGGATGGCATGATAGCCCCGCGTCATGAGAAGGTGATTACCACCCCTGAAGCCATGCTGGATTTTCTCGCCGTGGTCGCCGACACGCCGGCAGTCTGCGGACTGGATACCGCCGCTATTCGGCAGCTGCGTGATACTCGCCGCGACTATGAAAACCACTATTTTGTTGAGCGTGAGAGCTGTCGCAAAAAATTAATGGCCCTGTTCCGTCATCCGCACTTTTTTGATTATGCCTGGGATATCATGCATGAGTACGGTGTGTTACAGGCTTACCTGCCTGAATGGGACAAAATTGTCGGTATGATGCAGTTTGACCTGTTTCATGCCTACACCGTGGATGAACATACGCACCGGCTGGTAAAACACGTCAATCGCTACTTCGACCCGACTAACCATGAGTTCCCCCGTTGCAGCCGCATTGTACGTAACCTTGATAAACCTGAGCTACTCTACATTGCTGCCATATTTCATGATATTGCCAAAGGTCGTAATGGCGATCACTCGGTACTGGGGGCTAAGGATGTGCGCACTTTTTGTGCCCAGCATGGCATTAGTGCTCAGGATGCTGACTTAATCGCCTGGCTGGTGCACAACCATCTGCTGATGTCTGTGGTTGCTCAGCGCCGGGATATTTACGATCCCGATGTTATCAGTGAATTTGCCACCGCCGTGCGCAGTCACAATCATTTGAATCAGTTATATGCACTGACGCTGGCAGATATCCGGGCCACCAACGATAACTTGTGGAATGACTGGAAAGCATCACTGCTGCGCGAGCTGTACCTGATGACCCAGAAGGCTCTGGATAATGGACTGCAATGTCAGGCCACACTGGATGAACGGGTCAACACACACAAGCAACTGGCCCGTCAGCTGCTGGCTGAAACCGGTACTGACCAGATTAAAATTGATGTGTTGTGGACACGGCTTGATGATGATTATTTTGTGCGCTTTAAGCCCGCACAAATCGCCTGGCATACGCAGGAAATTATCGATGCTGAGCAAACCTTGTTTACCGATGATCCGGATACCCTGCTGATCCGCGCCAACGACAGTAGTGCTAAAGGCGGCACAGAGATTCTTATTTACGGCAAGGACAGAAAAGCGCTGTTTGCGCAGGTTGCCTCTGTACTGGACAGTCGGAACTGTTCGATCCATGATGCGCACATTACGGTTACCCGCGATGGCTATATTTTTGATAGCCTGCTGGTTCTGGAAAATGATGGCTCCAGACTATCGTCTGAAAGCCGCACCAAAAGTTTGGAAGAAGCCGTGCTTAATCAGCTGAATAAGCCCGGTTTTTCCCATGATAATAAACGTAAGCTTCCGCGCCAGATGCGCCAGCTTAACGTCCCTACAAAAGTTCGTTTTTTCAATCTGGGGGATGAAAATACCCTGATTGAACTGGAGGCACTGGACGCCCCGGGAATACTGGCCAAGGTCGGGCATGCATTCGTCGATCGCCACGTCACCCTGAAACTGGCTAAAATTGCCACAATCGGGGAGCGGGCGGAAGATATATTCATTGTCAGCAACGATGAAGGACGTGCCCTGAGCCAGGAACAACAGGTAGAATTGAAAAAACGTATTCTGTTCAAACTCGATCAACTTGAAGATATCAATATACCATGA
- a CDS encoding flavodoxin: MAKLGIFVGSVYGNAQHVAEQVEENLASQGYDCELFEDAAVTDFTESDAILVVTSTTGQGDVPPNLEFVYSDLKDEFPLLNQKPFAVAALGDSSYDNFCGGGRHMHELLLELQGNAVADMLEVDAIETLEPENDVVEWVNGIKDKLFAS; this comes from the coding sequence ATGGCAAAACTGGGCATTTTCGTTGGTAGTGTCTATGGTAATGCGCAACACGTGGCTGAGCAGGTTGAAGAAAACCTGGCCTCTCAGGGCTATGACTGCGAATTATTTGAAGATGCTGCGGTGACAGACTTTACCGAATCAGACGCTATTCTGGTGGTAACCTCGACCACCGGACAAGGGGATGTGCCGCCTAATCTGGAGTTTGTTTACAGCGACTTAAAAGATGAGTTTCCGCTGCTCAATCAAAAGCCATTTGCGGTAGCAGCACTGGGAGACAGTAGCTACGATAACTTCTGTGGAGGCGGTCGTCATATGCATGAATTACTGCTGGAACTACAGGGTAACGCTGTAGCGGATATGCTGGAAGTGGATGCGATTGAAACGCTGGAGCCGGAAAACGACGTGGTAGAGTGGGTTAATGGCATCAAAGATAAGCTGTTCGCCAGCTAG
- a CDS encoding YqcC family protein translates to MTDIAFIDAKLDDIIAYLKAARLWSETQPEPSALASREPFAIDTLSFEQWLQFIYLPGIREHVQLHQQLPADMAVAPMAHEAYGQEHMPLVHLLMVLDNLSKIR, encoded by the coding sequence GTGACTGATATTGCTTTTATAGACGCCAAATTAGACGACATTATCGCTTATCTCAAAGCGGCCCGCTTGTGGAGCGAAACGCAGCCCGAGCCCTCTGCGCTAGCCTCCCGGGAGCCATTTGCCATCGATACGCTATCGTTTGAACAATGGCTGCAGTTTATTTACCTGCCCGGTATACGTGAACATGTTCAGCTGCATCAGCAGTTACCTGCGGACATGGCGGTGGCTCCCATGGCTCATGAAGCTTATGGACAGGAACATATGCCGTTAGTCCACTTGCTGATGGTGCTCGACAACCTGAGTAAAATCCGATAA
- a CDS encoding DUF3549 family protein encodes MSAERIESISEFLLHAGTNFSVLDMGRGMAELPAQTFLEIENGQRVVPWPRQQHAWFAVIFWNNQPQAQEYIWFLKFPVDEQGLLVTATRNHFLQIIVDALGSSLSEDTEKAEKLPDNPYTFVPNQSVMAQFSAFTRQLFNKPLAKGATEVEEYIRHPAVMDWTKLSVQAIADVALRLPDKALSEPLIRQMDLYAADFIQTLLHAAENTPLPDEFEQALVTTLEQGLTPDDEKRLDLARLRALASSQPAPRVQRLLTQLLAPEQPVDMDTLSVIAGRHFVQFDESLLKAFFEQVAMVDEKKQFNGALFQGFFADLVRLPVLRDQVLALLRTPERSDSLARAIGTLFSQTRGAQS; translated from the coding sequence ATGAGCGCAGAACGTATCGAGTCGATCAGTGAGTTTTTACTTCATGCTGGCACAAACTTTAGCGTACTTGATATGGGCCGGGGCATGGCAGAATTGCCTGCGCAGACGTTCCTGGAAATAGAAAACGGTCAACGTGTGGTCCCCTGGCCACGCCAGCAACACGCCTGGTTTGCGGTTATTTTCTGGAATAATCAGCCACAGGCACAAGAATATATCTGGTTTTTAAAGTTTCCGGTGGATGAACAGGGATTGCTGGTCACAGCCACCCGCAACCATTTTTTACAGATTATTGTTGATGCGCTGGGGTCAAGCCTGAGTGAAGACACAGAAAAAGCAGAAAAACTGCCGGATAACCCGTATACCTTTGTACCCAATCAGTCTGTTATGGCTCAGTTCAGTGCATTCACCCGCCAGTTATTTAACAAGCCTCTAGCGAAGGGAGCAACTGAAGTCGAGGAATATATCCGTCACCCGGCCGTTATGGACTGGACTAAACTGTCGGTACAGGCTATTGCTGATGTCGCATTGCGCCTGCCCGATAAAGCCCTTAGCGAGCCTCTGATTCGTCAGATGGACTTATATGCGGCTGACTTTATTCAGACCTTGTTGCATGCGGCTGAAAATACGCCTCTGCCGGATGAATTTGAGCAGGCGCTGGTGACTACCCTTGAGCAGGGTCTTACCCCCGATGATGAAAAACGTCTGGATCTGGCTCGCCTGCGCGCCCTGGCGAGCAGCCAGCCGGCGCCCCGTGTTCAGCGCTTACTGACACAGTTACTGGCCCCTGAGCAACCGGTTGACATGGATACATTAAGTGTCATTGCAGGCCGGCATTTTGTGCAGTTTGATGAGTCCCTGCTAAAAGCCTTTTTTGAACAGGTGGCGATGGTTGATGAGAAAAAGCAGTTTAATGGTGCGCTGTTTCAAGGCTTTTTTGCCGATCTGGTGCGTTTACCCGTATTACGCGACCAGGTGCTGGCCTTGCTACGCACCCCTGAGCGCAGCGACAGTCTGGCTCGCGCTATTGGGACCTTGTTCTCACAAACCCGGGGAGCACAGTCGTGA
- a CDS encoding pseudouridine synthase, protein MMTDTPLRILYQDDTLIAIEKPCGLLVHRSPIDKHETRFAVQMLRDQIGQHVFPVHRLDRPTSGVLLFAFSGQIASEVGQQMMARTVQKEYAAIVRGHIHADGMVDYALKFKADKIADKDRGAIPPQPACTFYTPVQRFVLPFQSGRYSSSRYTYVKLFPHSGRKHQLRRHMVHLRNPIIGDTTHGDGKQNKFMRQQFNFTNLALTCTRLGVQHPLSGKWLDIHCPVHDAMHKLLACWEEFKVN, encoded by the coding sequence ATGATGACTGATACACCGTTACGCATCCTGTATCAGGATGATACCCTGATCGCCATTGAAAAGCCCTGTGGTCTGCTGGTGCATCGCAGCCCAATTGACAAACACGAAACCCGTTTTGCGGTGCAGATGCTTCGCGACCAGATTGGCCAGCATGTGTTTCCGGTACACCGGCTCGACCGGCCAACGTCCGGTGTTCTGTTATTTGCCTTTTCTGGTCAGATTGCCAGTGAGGTCGGCCAGCAGATGATGGCCAGGACTGTGCAAAAAGAATACGCGGCGATTGTGCGCGGGCATATTCATGCTGACGGCATGGTAGATTATGCGCTCAAATTCAAGGCTGATAAAATTGCCGACAAGGATCGCGGGGCCATTCCCCCACAACCGGCCTGTACTTTCTATACCCCGGTGCAGCGCTTTGTGCTGCCTTTTCAGTCGGGCAGATATTCCAGCTCGCGTTATACCTATGTAAAGCTGTTTCCTCACTCCGGGCGTAAACATCAGCTACGCCGGCACATGGTGCATCTACGCAACCCAATCATCGGTGACACCACCCATGGCGACGGCAAGCAAAATAAATTTATGCGGCAACAGTTTAATTTTACTAACCTGGCCCTCACCTGTACTCGATTAGGCGTACAGCACCCGTTAAGCGGGAAATGGCTGGATATCCATTGTCCGGTGCACGATGCCATGCATAAACTGCTGGCGTGCTGGGAAGAATTTAAAGTTAATTAA
- the dapD gene encoding 2,3,4,5-tetrahydropyridine-2,6-dicarboxylate N-succinyltransferase, with protein MTELQTIIEQAFDNRDELSAASAPQDIRDAVNKAIDMLNDGSARVAEKIDGDWVVHQWLKKAVLLFFRLHNNEMIEGAESRFFDKVPLKYRNYSEQDFAADGVRVVPPAAVRTGSFVGKNVVVMPSYVNIGAYVGEGTMVDTWATVGSCAQIGKNVHLSGGVGIGGVLEPLQANPTIIEDNCFIGARSEIVEGVIVEEGSVISMGVYIGQSTRIYDRETGEIHYGRVPAGSVVVPGNLPGKDGNYSLYAAIIVKKVDAKTRSKVGINELLRSAE; from the coding sequence ATGACTGAACTACAAACTATTATTGAGCAAGCCTTCGACAACCGTGATGAGTTGTCTGCTGCATCTGCCCCACAGGACATTCGTGATGCAGTCAACAAGGCCATTGATATGCTGAATGACGGCAGCGCCCGCGTCGCAGAAAAAATCGACGGTGACTGGGTTGTGCACCAGTGGCTTAAAAAAGCCGTACTGCTGTTTTTCCGCCTGCACAACAACGAAATGATCGAAGGTGCAGAGAGCCGCTTTTTTGACAAGGTGCCACTGAAGTATCGCAACTACAGCGAGCAGGATTTTGCCGCTGACGGCGTACGTGTTGTGCCACCAGCCGCGGTTCGCACCGGCTCATTCGTCGGTAAAAACGTGGTAGTAATGCCTTCTTATGTCAACATCGGCGCTTATGTGGGTGAAGGCACGATGGTCGATACCTGGGCTACAGTGGGTAGCTGTGCTCAAATTGGTAAAAATGTTCACCTGTCTGGTGGTGTGGGAATTGGTGGTGTGCTTGAGCCACTTCAGGCTAATCCGACAATCATTGAAGATAACTGCTTTATCGGCGCCCGCTCAGAAATTGTGGAAGGCGTGATTGTAGAAGAAGGCTCGGTTATCTCAATGGGTGTATATATTGGTCAGAGCACCCGTATTTATGATCGCGAAACCGGCGAGATCCATTACGGTCGCGTACCGGCAGGTTCGGTCGTTGTGCCAGGTAACCTGCCTGGCAAAGACGGTAACTACAGCCTGTATGCTGCCATTATTGTGAAAAAAGTGGATGCCAAAACACGCTCTAAAGTGGGTATTAACGAATTGCTGCGTAGCGCCGAGTAA